The Flavobacterium faecale genomic sequence CTAATGCATCAACAAGTGATTTCTCACCGGTTTCGGCAGCTACATCAGCAGCACCAGCATAGTAGTACAAAGCCAAAACAGCATGTCCTACAGCCTCATTAGACTCGCGCAAAGGTGTAAACTCTTGCACCATATCTCCTACTGGGTAACCTTTGGTAGTTGAATTTTCTTCGATACCATTATGTCCTCTGCGGTTAATGAATTTTTCTGCTAATTCTAAGTATTTTTTATCCTTTGTAGTTCGGTACAATTCTACTAAACCCATAATTTGAGTTTGGTTGAATCCAAAACGAGCGTATTGCTTTGTGTCTTGAAAAAATACCGAATACAAGTTATCTGCATGTTTAATAGCGATATCCAAAAAGTTTCTTTTTCCTGTAACGCGGTTGTGAATACAAGCACTCGTATACAAGTGACCACTATTGTACATCTCGTGATACTTTCTGTTTTCGAAAGGATCAATTTTGTTATCGCTTAACTGAATTGTAGTTTGCAAATAACCGTTTGGCAATTGTGCTTTTGCAATAATAGCGATGATGTCATCTAATTGTTTTAAGATTTTTGGATCTTTATTTTGTGCATACACATAAGAAGATGCCTCCATCCACTTGTAAAAATCTCCATCATGCCATGCAAAACCTTTGTGCTTTCCTTTTTCAAGACCTGCAGTATATTTGAAGTTATTCAAACCATGACCTACATCTCCCATTAAAACCTCGCCCATATAAGGCAACATTTTTTCTTCACAGATTTTAAATTTATCTGCCCAAAATCCGTATGTCCAATGACAATCGCCAATGTTTATGCTCTTTAATTTTACGTTTGGACTATTTGTATTATCAACGATTCCTTTGTTTTGAGCAAAAGAAATCGATGTCAACAAAATCGCACCAAATGCTATAGCTGTTTTTTTCATTTTCATATCTTATTTTATTTAACAGATTCTTTCGAATCTTATCCGTTTAACGTTCCTGAATAACCTGTGATAACTACGGCGATGATTAATACAAACACACCAAACAACAATATACTAAAAGGCTTTTTGGCACCTTCCCATTCGTTGTTCATGTATGCCCAAACATTACCCACAATTAGAGATAATCCAAGCATGATAGGCCAAGCAATAATTTTACCAATATCTCCCATTAAAGTAGCACCTTGACCATATATACCAAGAGCACCAAACCAAAGTAAAGCTGCTACGATAGACCACAAATAGGCTTTGCCAGCATTTGGTGTAGAAAAAGAACTCCAAGTATTATTTTTTGCTAATAAAAACAAAGAATACCCTGCATTTACAACAAATCCACCCCAAAGAACGACAACCCAAATAGCCAAACTACCATTACGCGCAATTGCTCCAGAAGCTTCTGCCAACTTACCGATAGATTCTCCTTTACCAAAACCAATTGCCAAAGCAGCAGATAAAAGACCACTTAAAACGGCGATTATCAATCCAGTAGGAAGATTTACTTTCTCTGTATTTTCGTCTGCATGTGACATTTTATCTTTTTGAATTCCTGCGTAGGCTGTGATAGCAATTGCTACCAACATAACAAGGACTCCAACAATAATGTAAGGAAAAGAAGGTTTCTCTGTTTCTCCAGCGTTCATAAACAACGGAATCAAAGCTCCAGCTGCCGAACAAACTCCCATAACAATTCCGTAAGTCAATGAGATCCCGATATAAGGTACACTTTTCCCAAAAAGAATACCACCTATACCCCACAATCCACCATAAATCATGGCTTCAATAATCACGTCTGTTGGTGCACTTGTCACCACATCAAACAAATTTGGCACCACCATATACGCCCATGCGGTAGGTAATAGAATTAGTGCAAAAGTAGAGTGAACAAGCCACCAAGCTTCCCACTTAAGAGGAGCCATAAACTTCATTCCCAATCCAAAAGAACCTTGAAAAATACTTGCAAAAATCACAAGTAAAAAAGCCAACGTTACTGTATCCATTTTATATTAGTTAGTTAATAGTTAATTGTAATTAAAGTGCGGTTGACACTCTTTTCTTTACCAAATAATCGTCAAGTGCTAAATGTGAACAGTCGTGTCCGATACCACTATTTTTGATTCCTCCATGAGGCAAGTAGATGGCATATTTCACGCCGTTGATCTGAATTTCTCCAAAATCTAAATCCTCTGTAAAACGTTGGATTCTTTTATGGTTATTTGTAAAAATGTAAGAAGCCAATCCGTATTCGGTATCGTTTGCCATTTCTAAAACTTCGTCATCGGATTCAAAAGACATAATACCAGCAACGGGTCCAAAAGTTTCTTCTCTAAACAAACGACAATCGGTTGTGATTCCAGAAACTACAGTTGGCTCCATCCAGTTTCCATTTTCTGGCAAACCAGCAGGTATATTTCCTCCGTACTCTAATTTCGCTCCTTTGCTTACAGCATCGGCCACTAAATCAAACATTCTGTTTCTAGCTCTTCTATCTACTACAGGCCCCATATCAACGGTTTCATTAGGATCAATACTAAACCCTAATTTAATTTTTGAAGCTCTATCAATATAAGCTGCCAAGAATTTATCGTAGATATTCTTGTGTACAAAAATTCTGTTTGCAGCAACACAAATTT encodes the following:
- a CDS encoding L-rhamnose/proton symporter RhaT — encoded protein: MDTVTLAFLLVIFASIFQGSFGLGMKFMAPLKWEAWWLVHSTFALILLPTAWAYMVVPNLFDVVTSAPTDVIIEAMIYGGLWGIGGILFGKSVPYIGISLTYGIVMGVCSAAGALIPLFMNAGETEKPSFPYIIVGVLVMLVAIAITAYAGIQKDKMSHADENTEKVNLPTGLIIAVLSGLLSAALAIGFGKGESIGKLAEASGAIARNGSLAIWVVVLWGGFVVNAGYSLFLLAKNNTWSSFSTPNAGKAYLWSIVAALLWFGALGIYGQGATLMGDIGKIIAWPIMLGLSLIVGNVWAYMNNEWEGAKKPFSILLFGVFVLIIAVVITGYSGTLNG